The Streptomyces kanamyceticus genome window below encodes:
- a CDS encoding family 2B encapsulin nanocompartment shell protein gives MSVGEEIRAESEQPQQSLGTSAARNLATTTKSAPQMQEISSRWLLRMLPWVQVQGGTYRVNRRLSYSVGDGRVTFVKTGDQVQVIPAELGELPMLRNFEDQEVLGELAQRCRQREFAAGEVLAFFGSAANEVFLLAHGRVEKVGAGPYGDDTVLGTFADGAYFGEQALLDAESIWEYTTRAVTACTVLALPRQDLEEVAGRSESLRAHLQRLRSMPTQRTNTFGEAPIDLSAGHVGEAVLPGTFVDYESSPREYELSVAQTVLRIHTRVADLYNQPMNQTEQQLRLTVEALKERQEHELVNNREFGLLNNCEYDQRIQPHDGVPSPDDLDELLSRRRGSKLFLAHPRAISAFGRELNKRGLVPETIDVGGNRIPTWRGVPIYPCNKIPVTEARTTSIICMRTGEDEQGVVGLHQTGIPDEIEPSLSVRFMGISEQAIISYLVSTYYSAAVLVPDALGVLENVEIGRWR, from the coding sequence ATGTCGGTAGGCGAAGAGATCCGTGCCGAGTCGGAGCAGCCGCAGCAGAGTCTCGGCACGTCGGCCGCACGGAATCTGGCCACCACCACCAAGTCGGCACCGCAGATGCAGGAGATCAGCTCCCGCTGGCTGCTGCGGATGCTGCCATGGGTGCAGGTACAGGGCGGTACGTACCGGGTGAACCGAAGGCTGAGCTACTCGGTGGGCGACGGCCGGGTGACCTTCGTGAAGACGGGGGACCAGGTGCAGGTCATCCCCGCCGAGCTCGGTGAGCTGCCGATGCTGCGGAACTTCGAGGACCAGGAAGTGCTCGGGGAGCTCGCGCAGCGCTGCCGCCAGCGTGAATTCGCCGCGGGTGAGGTCCTGGCCTTCTTCGGCAGCGCGGCGAACGAGGTGTTCCTGCTCGCGCACGGCCGCGTCGAGAAGGTCGGCGCGGGCCCCTACGGCGACGACACGGTGCTCGGGACGTTCGCCGACGGCGCCTACTTCGGCGAGCAGGCGCTCCTCGACGCCGAGTCGATCTGGGAGTACACCACGCGCGCGGTGACCGCGTGCACCGTCCTCGCGCTGCCCCGCCAGGACCTCGAAGAGGTCGCGGGGCGCTCGGAGTCGCTGCGCGCCCACCTCCAGCGGCTGCGCTCCATGCCGACGCAGCGCACCAACACGTTCGGCGAGGCGCCCATCGACCTCTCCGCGGGCCACGTCGGCGAAGCGGTGCTGCCCGGCACCTTCGTCGACTACGAATCGTCCCCGCGCGAATACGAGTTGAGCGTCGCCCAGACCGTGCTGCGCATCCACACGCGCGTGGCCGACCTCTACAACCAGCCGATGAACCAGACCGAGCAGCAGCTGCGGCTGACGGTCGAGGCGCTCAAGGAGCGCCAGGAGCACGAGCTCGTCAACAACCGCGAGTTCGGGCTCCTGAACAACTGCGAGTACGACCAGCGCATCCAGCCGCACGACGGCGTGCCCAGCCCGGACGACCTGGACGAACTGCTCAGCCGCAGGCGCGGATCCAAGCTCTTCCTCGCCCACCCGCGCGCGATCTCCGCGTTCGGCCGTGAGCTCAACAAGCGCGGACTCGTCCCCGAGACCATCGACGTGGGCGGCAACCGGATCCCGACCTGGCGCGGCGTGCCGATCTACCCGTGCAACAAGATCCCGGTCACCGAGGCGCGGACGACGTCCATCATCTGCATGCGTACGGGAGAGGACGAGCAGGGCGTCGTCGGGCTGCACCAGACGGGCATCCCGGACGAGATCGAGCCGAGCCTGTCCGTGCGGTTCATGGGCATCAGCGAGCAGGCGATCATCTCGTACCTGGTGTCCACCTACTACTCCGCCGCAGTGCTCGTGCCGGACGCGCTCGGTGTGCTGGAGAACGTCGAGATCGGCCGCTGGAGGTGA
- a CDS encoding 1-aminocyclopropane-1-carboxylate deaminase/D-cysteine desulfhydrase has product MRPTPPVTPAPAALRPRLPSPLQHVDDDRFTRHGVRLRLKRDDLIHPDLAGNKYRKLVLNLAAATGAGHDTLLTFGGAYSNHLRATAAAGRLLGLATIGVVRGDELAGRPLNPSLARCVSDGMRLRFVDRATYRRKHEPGTLAELLGAAGARDAYVIPEGGSNSLAVRGCTALGEELRESTDVAAVACGTGGTLAGLAAGLGPDRQAVGIPVLKGDFLGPEIRALQRGTFGAPTANWHLDDRFHCGGYARTTPELIAFAEDFEDRHGQALGLSVERLYVAKLLYALTALSEEGAFRPGTRLTAVITGAREDLAQSSTSR; this is encoded by the coding sequence GTGCGCCCCACCCCGCCCGTCACACCCGCCCCGGCCGCCCTGCGGCCCCGGCTGCCGTCGCCGCTGCAGCACGTCGACGACGACCGTTTCACCCGCCACGGCGTGCGGCTGCGACTCAAGCGGGACGACCTGATCCACCCGGACCTGGCCGGCAACAAGTACCGCAAGCTCGTCCTGAACCTGGCGGCGGCGACCGGCGCGGGCCACGACACCCTGCTCACCTTCGGCGGCGCCTACTCCAACCACCTGCGCGCCACCGCCGCGGCGGGCCGTCTCCTCGGGCTCGCCACGATCGGCGTGGTGCGCGGCGACGAGCTCGCCGGGCGTCCCCTGAACCCGTCCCTGGCCCGTTGCGTGTCCGACGGCATGCGGCTGCGCTTCGTCGACAGGGCGACGTACCGCCGCAAGCACGAGCCCGGAACGCTGGCCGAGCTCCTGGGCGCGGCGGGCGCCCGCGACGCGTACGTGATCCCGGAAGGCGGCAGCAACTCCCTTGCCGTCCGCGGCTGTACCGCGCTGGGCGAGGAGCTGCGCGAGAGCACCGACGTGGCGGCCGTGGCCTGTGGCACCGGCGGCACCCTGGCGGGCCTGGCCGCCGGGCTCGGCCCCGACCGGCAGGCCGTCGGCATACCGGTCCTCAAGGGCGACTTCCTGGGCCCCGAGATACGGGCCCTGCAGCGCGGCACGTTCGGCGCCCCGACCGCCAACTGGCACCTGGACGACCGCTTCCACTGCGGCGGTTACGCCCGCACCACCCCCGAACTCATCGCCTTCGCCGAGGACTTCGAGGACCGGCACGGCCAGGCACTCGGCCTCTCCGTGGAGCGCCTTTACGTCGCCAAGCTCCTGTACGCGCTGACCGCCCTCTCCGAAGAGGGCGCCTTCCGGCCCGGGACCCGCCTCACCGCCGTGATCACCGGTGCGCGCGAGGACCTGGCTCAGTCCTCGACCTCCCGGTAG
- a CDS encoding GNAT family N-acetyltransferase, which translates to MGVAIRRGGVADRADIVRLLDEAFMRDPVSSWVFPGEEHRLRMHGGLMGAFFDLALAEGYVDVTEDGDAAALWWSVPGGVAEGEEDGPALLREAVDPANERVELIGRLTDAIHPTDRAHEYLHMIAVRPGRQGEGLGSELVNAVLERCDRDGLHAYLEASNARSRDLYARLGFVFMGTTLDLPDGPRMWPMWREPRGVVGGVSA; encoded by the coding sequence GTGGGTGTGGCGATACGGCGGGGCGGCGTGGCCGATCGGGCGGACATCGTCCGGCTGCTCGACGAGGCGTTCATGCGGGACCCGGTGAGCAGTTGGGTGTTTCCCGGTGAGGAGCATCGGCTGCGTATGCACGGCGGGTTGATGGGGGCCTTCTTCGATCTCGCGCTCGCCGAGGGGTACGTCGATGTGACCGAGGACGGCGACGCCGCCGCCCTGTGGTGGTCGGTGCCCGGCGGGGTGGCCGAGGGGGAGGAGGACGGGCCCGCGTTGTTGCGCGAGGCGGTGGATCCCGCGAACGAACGCGTCGAGCTCATCGGGCGGTTGACGGACGCGATCCACCCGACCGACCGGGCACACGAGTATCTGCACATGATCGCCGTGCGGCCCGGGCGGCAGGGCGAGGGGCTCGGATCGGAGTTGGTCAACGCCGTTCTCGAGCGGTGTGACCGCGACGGGCTGCACGCCTACCTCGAAGCGAGCAACGCGCGCAGCCGCGATCTGTACGCGCGGCTCGGGTTCGTCTTCATGGGGACGACGCTGGACCTGCCCGACGGCCCGCGCATGTGGCCGATGTGGCGTGAGCCGAGGGGAGTTGTGGGCGGGGTCAGCGCCTGA
- a CDS encoding DUF1648 domain-containing protein, protein MSQVEGSVGRSGRERPRGRAGLVSVAVLPFALAFLGELVVYAVLRDRLPGRIASHFGADGAADGYVGRGAYLVVGSALFVGLGAVAVFMVLKSGFGTYRRGLAGLLAGCWAAAAFLGWPMAASLVANRDLADGASARFPLWQLAVAVGVAAVAAGVGALLGLALARRMALSDVPAGGAARDADAVRLGLGDAEVAGWVRRTGSAWLGGLGAAMAGAGVALAWMQGEWTGSLVLVAAGLLVAAFARPCVTVDRRGLTVSPSALAWPRIRLPLDRIERADSESINAMADYGGWGYRVRPGRSGVIVRSGEALVVRRTSGKLFAVTVEDSATAAALLNTLVERRTAER, encoded by the coding sequence ATGTCGCAGGTTGAGGGGTCCGTTGGACGTTCCGGTCGCGAGCGTCCTCGCGGCCGTGCCGGTCTTGTCTCGGTCGCCGTACTGCCGTTCGCGCTCGCGTTCCTCGGCGAGCTGGTGGTGTACGCGGTGCTGCGGGACCGGCTGCCCGGGCGGATCGCCAGTCACTTCGGTGCCGACGGTGCCGCCGACGGGTACGTGGGGCGGGGTGCCTATCTGGTGGTGGGCAGTGCGCTGTTCGTGGGGCTCGGCGCGGTGGCCGTGTTCATGGTGCTCAAGAGTGGATTTGGCACGTATCGGCGCGGACTTGCGGGGCTGCTCGCCGGTTGCTGGGCGGCCGCCGCGTTCCTCGGGTGGCCGATGGCGGCGAGCCTCGTCGCCAACCGTGACCTCGCGGACGGTGCGTCGGCCCGGTTCCCGCTGTGGCAGTTGGCCGTGGCGGTCGGCGTCGCCGCGGTGGCCGCGGGGGTCGGGGCGCTCCTCGGGCTCGCGCTGGCCCGGCGTATGGCGCTGTCGGACGTCCCGGCGGGCGGCGCCGCGCGGGACGCCGATGCCGTGCGGCTCGGGCTCGGCGACGCGGAGGTGGCCGGGTGGGTCCGCAGGACGGGCTCGGCCTGGCTCGGGGGGCTCGGTGCCGCGATGGCCGGGGCGGGGGTCGCTCTGGCCTGGATGCAGGGTGAGTGGACGGGCTCGCTCGTCTTGGTCGCGGCCGGGCTGCTCGTCGCCGCGTTCGCCCGGCCCTGCGTCACCGTCGACCGGCGGGGTCTCACCGTCTCGCCCAGCGCGTTGGCCTGGCCGCGCATACGGCTGCCGCTGGACCGGATAGAGCGGGCGGACAGTGAGTCCATCAACGCCATGGCGGATTACGGTGGTTGGGGATATCGGGTACGGCCAGGACGGTCCGGGGTCATCGTCAGGTCCGGCGAGGCACTGGTCGTACGGCGTACGAGTGGCAAGCTGTTCGCCGTGACGGTGGAGGACTCGGCCACGGCCGCCGCGCTCCTCAACACCCTGGTCGAACGACGGACCGCGGAGCGCTGA
- a CDS encoding IS110 family RNA-guided transposase codes for MIDISDIDVFLGLDVGKGEHHATAVTSAGKKALDKRLPNSEPKLREVFTKLQAKHGIVLVVVDQPASIGALPLAVARAVGCQVAYLPGLTMRRIADLYPGEAKTDARDAFIIADAARAMPHTLRSIELDDETVAELEMLVGFDDDLVAEANRLSNRLRGLFTQVHPHLERVLGPRMQHPAVLVLLERLGSPAQIRQTGRRKVTHLLRPKAPRMAARLTEDVFTALDEQTVVVPGTEAAALIVPSLARSLTAVLDQRRLLEKRLDELLETHPLSQVLTSMPGVGVRTAARLLIDVGDGTRFPSAAHLAAYAGLAPTTRSSGSSIRGEQQSRRGNKQLKRAFFLSAFAALSDPASRTYYDKKIKEGKHHTQALLCLARRRADVLFAMLRDGTFYQPPTPVAP; via the coding sequence GTGATCGACATCAGCGACATCGACGTCTTCCTCGGCCTGGACGTCGGCAAGGGCGAACACCACGCCACCGCTGTCACATCGGCCGGGAAGAAGGCCCTCGACAAACGCCTGCCCAACAGCGAACCCAAGCTCCGCGAGGTCTTCACGAAACTCCAGGCCAAGCACGGCATCGTGCTTGTGGTCGTCGACCAGCCGGCCTCCATCGGAGCCCTGCCGCTGGCCGTTGCCCGAGCCGTCGGCTGCCAGGTCGCCTATCTGCCCGGACTGACGATGCGGCGGATCGCCGACCTCTATCCGGGCGAAGCCAAGACCGATGCCCGCGACGCGTTCATCATCGCCGACGCCGCCAGGGCGATGCCGCACACGCTTCGCTCCATCGAGCTGGACGACGAGACCGTCGCCGAGCTGGAGATGCTCGTCGGGTTCGACGACGACCTGGTCGCTGAGGCCAACCGGCTCTCCAACCGGCTCCGCGGCCTGTTCACGCAGGTCCACCCGCACCTGGAGCGGGTGCTCGGCCCGCGCATGCAGCACCCGGCCGTCCTGGTCCTGCTGGAGAGGTTGGGCTCGCCCGCCCAGATCCGCCAGACCGGACGCCGCAAGGTCACCCACCTGCTGCGGCCCAAGGCTCCGCGGATGGCGGCCCGTCTGACCGAGGACGTCTTCACCGCGCTCGACGAACAGACCGTCGTCGTCCCGGGCACCGAGGCGGCCGCACTGATCGTTCCCAGCCTCGCCCGGTCCCTGACCGCCGTGCTCGACCAGCGCCGTCTGCTGGAGAAACGACTCGACGAGCTGCTGGAGACACACCCTCTTTCCCAGGTCCTGACGTCGATGCCCGGCGTCGGCGTCAGGACCGCGGCCCGCCTCCTCATCGACGTCGGCGACGGCACCAGGTTCCCCTCAGCCGCCCACCTCGCCGCCTATGCGGGACTCGCGCCGACGACCCGCAGCTCGGGCTCCTCGATCCGCGGCGAACAGCAGTCCAGGAGAGGGAACAAGCAGCTCAAGCGGGCTTTCTTCCTCTCCGCGTTCGCCGCCCTGTCCGATCCCGCCTCCCGCACCTACTACGACAAGAAGATCAAGGAAGGCAAGCATCACACCCAGGCCCTCCTCTGCCTCGCCCGACGCCGAGCCGACGTGCTCTTCGCGATGCTCCGCGACGGGACCTTCTACCAACCACCAACCCCCGTTGCCCCTTGA
- a CDS encoding bifunctional lysylphosphatidylglycerol flippase/synthetase MprF, protein MTTSEASAAAAEDPAPSAPLAPPGERGPVRWLRAIGRAFEPVRRAPVTVFAVVALWAVGAFTGSLGGGPPEALLTDVGVGVPAFADGRWWTPLTAVLWCSGIGNYIGSTLLLLLLGSAAEQRMGSLRTGVVLFLGQVLGSLLGTAVVKLGSLAGEDWLDGLARDLTATPGIAACAVGAFLSFRLSALWRRRLQLILIVFPLMLALYVGHLQNVLVLAGTVVGLALGALAHRETHRLRMPHASHAEGRVLVALVVAASAIGPLVATLYKDSLGPFNVLDLYVSGGPSAQEIADACVRAGTECARIRAEDHFYGSPAMLMGIAIPLLLLVLAEGLRRGLRLSWRITVAAQLLWLGLMAYLLSDVVSHADRYVLEGSDQADQKAAMIQAVVEQMLLPLLVLVLLLLARGLFDQRLARATVTWLLGTVGGALLLACLAYVGIGYAVRDQFTPDATFSKLVSGLPTQFFPPSYEPFFFQGQAPVPVGGTALALYEYCGMLFWVVTLIALFVAFRRPLTHADDEAATHARALLSAHGGSTLSYLTTWPGNHYWFAADGRAAVAYRVHSTVALTTGDPFGETSARADAIDGFAEYCDERGWTPCFYSVTAEAKARTDALGWSAVQVAEDTVVPLAELAFTGKKWQDVRTALNKAKKEGITAEWHSFPDAPIALTDQVRSISEEWVADKGLPEMGFTLGGLDELDDPHVRCLLAVDEDRTVHGITSWMPVYGDVDTREDGAGPRPVGWTLDFMRRRSDGFRGSMEFLIASAALGFKEEGAAFLSLSGAPLARSDTGEPPAALQRLLDHAGRVLEPVYGFRSLLNFKAKFQPRYHPMYMCYPDPAALPNITRAIGKAYLPHMKPSQGVRLMRKLTA, encoded by the coding sequence ATGACCACCTCCGAGGCATCCGCAGCCGCCGCGGAGGATCCGGCTCCGTCGGCCCCGCTCGCGCCGCCGGGCGAGCGGGGCCCGGTGCGCTGGCTGCGCGCCATCGGCCGGGCCTTCGAACCGGTCCGCCGCGCGCCGGTCACCGTGTTCGCCGTCGTCGCGCTGTGGGCGGTGGGCGCGTTCACGGGCAGCCTCGGCGGCGGCCCGCCCGAGGCGCTCCTGACCGACGTGGGCGTGGGGGTGCCCGCGTTCGCGGACGGCCGCTGGTGGACGCCGCTGACGGCGGTCCTGTGGTGTTCGGGGATCGGCAACTACATCGGATCCACGCTGTTGTTGCTGCTGCTCGGCTCGGCTGCCGAGCAGCGCATGGGTTCGCTGCGCACCGGCGTCGTGCTGTTCCTCGGACAGGTGCTCGGCTCGCTGCTCGGCACCGCGGTCGTCAAGCTCGGCTCGCTGGCGGGCGAGGACTGGCTCGACGGGCTCGCGCGGGACCTGACGGCGACGCCCGGCATCGCCGCCTGCGCCGTCGGCGCCTTCCTCAGCTTCCGGCTCAGCGCCCTGTGGCGGCGCAGGCTCCAGCTGATCCTGATCGTCTTCCCGCTGATGCTCGCGCTGTACGTCGGCCACCTCCAGAACGTCCTCGTCCTGGCCGGCACGGTCGTCGGTCTGGCGCTCGGCGCGCTCGCGCACCGCGAGACGCACCGGCTTCGGATGCCGCACGCCTCGCACGCGGAGGGCCGGGTCCTGGTCGCCCTGGTGGTGGCGGCCTCCGCCATCGGCCCGCTCGTCGCCACGCTCTACAAGGACTCGCTCGGCCCCTTCAACGTCCTCGATCTGTACGTCTCGGGCGGCCCGAGCGCCCAGGAGATCGCCGACGCCTGCGTGCGAGCGGGCACGGAGTGCGCCCGCATCCGCGCCGAGGACCACTTCTACGGCTCCCCCGCGATGCTCATGGGCATCGCCATCCCGCTGCTGCTCCTCGTCCTCGCCGAGGGGCTGCGGCGCGGTCTGCGGCTCTCCTGGCGGATCACGGTGGCCGCGCAGCTGCTGTGGCTCGGGCTCATGGCGTACCTGCTGAGCGACGTCGTCTCGCACGCGGACCGCTACGTCCTGGAGGGCAGCGACCAGGCGGATCAGAAGGCCGCGATGATCCAGGCGGTCGTCGAGCAGATGCTGCTGCCGCTGCTGGTCCTCGTGCTGCTCCTCCTCGCCCGGGGACTCTTCGACCAGCGCCTCGCCCGGGCCACCGTGACCTGGCTCCTGGGGACCGTCGGCGGCGCGCTGCTGCTGGCCTGTCTCGCCTATGTGGGCATCGGCTACGCGGTGCGCGACCAGTTCACGCCCGACGCGACGTTCTCGAAGCTGGTGTCGGGCCTGCCCACCCAGTTCTTCCCGCCCAGCTACGAACCGTTCTTCTTCCAGGGCCAGGCCCCCGTCCCGGTCGGCGGCACCGCGCTCGCGCTGTACGAGTACTGCGGAATGCTCTTCTGGGTGGTCACCCTGATCGCCCTCTTCGTGGCGTTCCGGCGGCCCCTGACGCACGCCGACGACGAAGCGGCCACGCACGCGCGTGCCCTGCTTTCGGCGCACGGCGGCTCCACGCTCTCGTATCTGACGACCTGGCCGGGCAACCACTACTGGTTCGCCGCGGACGGCCGGGCCGCGGTCGCCTACCGGGTGCACTCCACGGTCGCGCTCACCACGGGCGACCCCTTCGGCGAGACGTCCGCGCGCGCGGACGCGATCGACGGCTTCGCCGAGTACTGCGACGAACGCGGCTGGACCCCCTGCTTCTACAGCGTCACGGCCGAGGCCAAGGCCCGTACGGACGCGTTGGGCTGGAGTGCGGTGCAGGTCGCGGAGGACACCGTCGTACCGCTCGCGGAGCTGGCCTTCACGGGCAAGAAGTGGCAGGACGTCCGCACGGCCCTGAACAAGGCCAAGAAGGAGGGCATCACCGCCGAATGGCACTCCTTCCCCGACGCGCCGATCGCCCTGACGGACCAGGTCCGCTCGATCTCCGAGGAGTGGGTGGCCGACAAGGGGCTGCCGGAGATGGGCTTCACGCTCGGTGGCCTCGACGAGCTCGATGATCCGCACGTGCGCTGTCTGCTCGCCGTCGACGAGGACCGCACGGTGCACGGCATCACGAGCTGGATGCCGGTCTACGGAGACGTCGACACACGCGAGGACGGGGCCGGGCCGCGTCCGGTGGGCTGGACCCTGGACTTCATGCGGCGCCGCTCCGACGGTTTCCGCGGCTCGATGGAGTTCCTGATCGCGTCGGCGGCACTCGGCTTCAAGGAGGAGGGCGCCGCGTTCCTGAGCCTCTCCGGAGCGCCGCTGGCCCGCTCCGACACCGGCGAGCCGCCCGCCGCCCTGCAGCGCCTCCTGGACCACGCGGGCCGCGTCCTGGAGCCGGTCTACGGATTCCGTTCGCTGCTGAACTTCAAGGCGAAGTTCCAGCCGCGGTACCACCCGATGTACATGTGCTACCCGGATCCGGCGGCCCTGCCCAACATCACCCGGGCGATCGGCAAGGCGTATCTGCCGCACATGAAGCCCTCCCAGGGGGTACGCCTGATGCGCAAGCTCACGGCGTAG
- a CDS encoding N-acetylmuramoyl-L-alanine amidase, whose protein sequence is MAPPMSAGRFLDILRDEGVTVVEVGDWEHHNRNHKGPWGPVHGVVIHHTVTSGSQRTVEICRDGYASLPGPLCHGVITKDGRVHLVGYGRANHAGLGDDDVLRAVIAEKRLPPDNEANTDGNRYFYGFECENLGDGEDPWPDEQLEAIEKVSAAICRHHGWTERSVIGHLEWQPGKVDPRGFTMDWMRDRIEERLK, encoded by the coding sequence ATGGCCCCACCCATGTCCGCTGGCAGGTTCCTGGACATCCTGCGAGACGAAGGCGTGACCGTCGTCGAGGTAGGCGACTGGGAGCACCACAACCGCAACCACAAGGGCCCCTGGGGTCCGGTGCACGGCGTCGTGATCCACCACACGGTGACGTCGGGCAGCCAGCGCACGGTGGAGATCTGTCGCGACGGATACGCGTCGCTGCCCGGCCCGCTCTGCCACGGCGTCATCACCAAGGACGGCCGCGTCCACCTGGTCGGCTACGGCCGCGCCAACCACGCGGGGCTCGGCGACGACGACGTCCTGCGCGCCGTGATCGCCGAGAAGCGGCTGCCGCCCGACAACGAGGCGAACACCGACGGCAACCGCTACTTCTACGGCTTCGAGTGCGAGAACCTCGGCGACGGCGAGGACCCCTGGCCCGACGAGCAGCTGGAGGCGATCGAGAAGGTCTCGGCCGCGATCTGCCGCCACCACGGCTGGACGGAGCGCTCGGTCATCGGCCACCTGGAGTGGCAGCCGGGCAAGGTGGACCCGCGCGGCTTCACCATGGACTGGATGAGGGACCGGATCGAAGAGCGCCTCAAGTAG
- a CDS encoding family 2 encapsulin nanocompartment cargo protein polyprenyl transferase, with protein MTDTTMDRGSGSGSGSSSGPGSGSRFRSGSEAGGEREAGEILAAARLCVDPELRRAVDSLPGSMRRVVLYHFGWEHADGTAAAGHAGKAIRPALVLAAVRALGGEPAMAVRAAAAVELVHNFTLLHDDVMDRGTTRRHRPAAWTVFGDADAILAGDALQALAQRLLAEDPHPGASVAAARLAACVVELCAGQHADCALERRGPDEVTLDECLAMAEAKTGALLGCACALGAVYAGAGCEEVEALDGFGREAGLAFQLIDDVIGIWGDPRRTGKPAGADLAARRKSLPVVAALGSGTAAAGELAELYGRVAGRGAGAGSGAGSGGGADVGLGEGELARVAGAVERAGGRDWAQVHAADRMSRAVGQLARAVPDPEAAGGLLALAEFVTRRTY; from the coding sequence ATGACGGACACGACGATGGACAGGGGTTCGGGGTCGGGGTCGGGATCGAGTTCGGGGCCGGGTTCTGGTTCGCGGTTCCGCTCGGGCTCGGAAGCGGGTGGGGAGCGTGAGGCCGGTGAGATATTGGCGGCCGCGCGGCTCTGCGTCGATCCGGAGCTTCGCCGGGCCGTGGACTCGCTGCCCGGGTCCATGCGCCGGGTCGTGCTCTACCACTTCGGGTGGGAGCACGCGGACGGTACGGCCGCGGCCGGGCACGCGGGCAAGGCCATCAGGCCCGCGCTCGTGCTCGCCGCGGTGCGGGCGCTCGGTGGGGAGCCCGCGATGGCCGTGCGGGCCGCGGCGGCCGTGGAGTTGGTCCACAACTTCACGTTGCTGCACGACGACGTGATGGACCGCGGCACCACGCGTCGCCACCGGCCCGCCGCGTGGACCGTGTTCGGTGACGCCGACGCGATCCTCGCCGGAGACGCCTTGCAGGCGCTGGCGCAGCGGCTGCTCGCAGAGGATCCCCATCCCGGGGCCTCGGTGGCGGCCGCCCGCCTGGCCGCGTGCGTCGTGGAGCTCTGTGCGGGGCAGCACGCGGACTGTGCGCTGGAGCGGCGCGGGCCCGATGAGGTCACGCTCGACGAGTGCCTCGCGATGGCCGAGGCCAAGACGGGGGCGTTGCTCGGGTGCGCGTGTGCGCTGGGGGCGGTGTACGCGGGGGCGGGCTGTGAGGAGGTCGAGGCGCTCGACGGGTTCGGGCGCGAGGCCGGGCTGGCGTTCCAGCTCATCGACGACGTCATCGGGATCTGGGGAGATCCGCGACGGACCGGGAAGCCCGCGGGGGCGGATCTCGCGGCTCGGAGGAAGTCGTTGCCCGTGGTTGCCGCGTTGGGGTCGGGGACGGCGGCTGCGGGGGAGCTGGCCGAGTTGTACGGGAGGGTGGCGGGGCGCGGTGCGGGGGCCGGTTCCGGTGCTGGTTCCGGTGGTGGGGCTGATGTCGGTTTGGGAGAGGGGGAGTTGGCGCGGGTTGCCGGGGCGGTGGAGAGGGCCGGGGGGCGGGATTGGGCGCAGGTGCATGCGGCCGATCGGATGTCCCGGGCGGTGGGGCAGTTGGCCCGGGCCGTGCCCGATCCGGAGGCCGCGGGTGGGTTGTTGGCGCTCGCGGAGTTCGTCACTCGGCGTACGTACTGA